The Osmerus eperlanus chromosome 1, fOsmEpe2.1, whole genome shotgun sequence genome includes the window ATGTATGTATAATGTTTTTGTATTCTCGTGTTATTAATGCATTATTCAATGTACATATTAAGTTCTGTTGTTACTCTACATGTAGACAATTAATGTGTTCATATGTTGGATGATTGAAGGCCACATTTACAATAAACTCGTTTGCATCTTTTCTGTTGTCGTTTAATGCATTCGGCTAATGGTCAAGTTTCCGTGGTGAACGTTCCATACTAAAAAACATTAATAAAAGGAACGATACGGACCATGCTCCGGCTTTGATGGGGAAATTGTTTTGTTAAAATACAGGACATAAGCGCCAGACACATCGGTAGCCTATAGATGGCAGCACCATTTTAACATCATGGTTAAGCGTCAGTATCAGTGGTCAGTGCTTCCGTTTCGAATGCAAGATGGCTGAAGTTGTCGAACTCCAGAAATTGAAGGTTAGAATGTTTTTCTTAATGAGCAAAAGTGTATTAAAATAGCAGCGTAGTTGCCTTCTAGTATAAAAAAAGTATCTTCTTATAGTGGTTTTGAAACCTCTTGAGTACCGAAAGCTAGATAGGCTAGTTCTTACCCGAAGAGATGCATGCTCAAACATGGTTAGCCTTCAAGCTATCTTACTACTAGTAGCCCGAACGGTCCACAACTTGGAAATGTCAAATGTCGAGCTACCTCTATGGAGCTGAATTCCATACACGTTTATTTAAATTTGCCGAGTCAGTTTGTTCAGCTCGAGCAGATTTGCAAACACTGTAGATTTTGTAATTGACTAACTAACTGGACAGATAGCCCTAGTCGTAACAGGCAGGACAGTTGACAGTTCAAATGAAGTTCATATAAATGTATTGTTGTAGTTCCATATACTTTAATTTTAGTAACATTCCACACGTTTGCTTTTGTGGAATCCATTGTGTTTGTTAATCATGATTCATGAGACAAATACATCGTTTTTGTTTAGTTTGACCGAGCCATTTCGTGGTCACGTGACATAAAATTTCCTTGTTTCACTAAACCGAATGTTTCTTTACTAGGCAACTCTTTGCCATGTTTTATGTTGTCCGCTTTTAATGAGACGTATGAATACAAGTGCAACTCATTCTACTCCAAGAGGGTATTACATGTTGAGCTGCTAATTAAATAGGGCTGGCCTTTCCGTTCTCTGTTCTCTTCCAGTTGGCTGAGCTCAAACAAGAATGTGCTGTAAGGGGACTGGAAGTGAAAGGAAACAAAAGCGACTTGATTGCCAGGTTGCAAGCATACCTTGAAGAACATGGTATGTTTTCATTGGGCGTAATGTGTTGTTCTGTTGGTAAACTATGTCTCATACTGTGTTTATTGGAAGTGGTGTAAACTGGCTGTTTTATCTGGTACCTTTTTAAAGTCATCATTGTAAACTGATCATTTGCATTTAATGTTGCAGATGAGGTGAACGAAGAGGAGGTTTTGGAAGAGTTTACAGAGGTAAGCATGTGACAAAAGTACCAGTTTAAATCCATAAAATGGCTTGACATTGATATGGCAATATGTGCTTATTGTGTTTTTGGTTTCTGTTTTAAGGATTCTTTTACTAAAGATGCCACAAGTCCTACCCCTATGGAAGATCAGGCAGCTGCACCGGCAAAGTCAGAAGCCTTTATGTGACCACCACATTATATATTGAGTATTACTTACATGCCGTAGCATTTTCCATCATTGTACTACTACCTCAGTGGTATAACCTGCGCCTGTGAATTTTCTTCATAGCCTGCACTGAATAACTCTAACCAGTAGAGGGCAGAATAGGTTTACTGCTGGGTACTGTGTCCaacataaaacctttttttgcaGGGCTGAAAAGAAAGTTGTGAAAATCTCTCCCCCTGCTACAGTTGATGAGGTATGTGTTCTAAAGATGGGAATGAGCTCAACCTGTGCAATTGTTTATAATATGTTTGTGTTCcccttttttattttaatgGTGGCTTTAACTGGCTTAAATCTGAGGGTGAGAAAGTAAGCAAATGACATAATATCAACTTCTTGGACCCTGCAGAGGCTGCAGAAGCGGGCAGAGCGattcagcctgcctgccagtgCTGACAAGAAGGAAGCCCGTGCTGCCAGGTGAGCTTTTGTAAATGTCCCTGAACTTGATCAACCATTCCCCTTTATAGCTTTCATTAGAAAAGGAGAGCAGGTCCTTTATTGACTAACACTCAATTTAGCAAATTATTACATATGAATAATCCAAAATCCATCCATTGTTGGCAGGTTTGGGTTACCCACCACGACAACCAGCTCAACACAAGGTGTGGAGACTTTCACGAATCAGGATTCAACTGCCCTATAAGATGGGTGCTCTAatgttgttttatgtgttaCTCACTCAAATGTTATATCTCCTCCTCCTAAAGCTGCATCTGCAACCAGTAAACCACACGTGAGTACCTGGTGTTCATTTGATTTATAATGTTAGGTTTGTAACTGATCTCTTGATATGTTACCTCATAATGAGCAGAACTCATTTTCCTCTGGCCAATACAGTATTCCATTTACAAAGAAATTGATTGTAACATTATGTATAAACTTCCCACAAAAATTCTTATGTAATGGTAAATATAGATGACGGGAGTATTTGTGGAGTTTCTAATCTTTGTATCCTTCTCACACTGTGGCGTCAGGTCAACGTTGAGGCCCTGAAGAAGCGGGCAGAACGCTTTGGCATGAACGTCTCTTCTGTTACCAAAAAGGTGAGTTGTTTCCAAGTTAAAGTGAAAATGCGAAGGATACTGTTAAGACAGGTTTGGTTCTTGTTGGGCTTGAGCCCAAGCCAAGAAACCTTCAGTATTTTCTCTGTAGAAATGTCCCACATGTAGGTGGGCTGCAGGCATTTGGGAAGGCTTTGAAGGACAGTACTTACCTTTTTATTCTGTTGAAACTGAATTCTGTTATTGTCCCACAAAGTAGTAAGAAGTTCATAGACATGCATAAACTGACACAGCGCTGTGCTCACATGAACAGTTAATGTACTTCTCAGCCCTGTTCtgcacccctcaccttcccttttCCCCTAaagttttttctctttctcatttttttttttttaaacacaacgGAAACGGCGGTCCATGGGGGGCAGATATAATAGCCTCTGGTTGGGGGGTAAATGGCGTTACGAGTTTGCAGCTAGTGAGGAGCAAATTCAATTATCACGGCAGGGACTTTTCACTGGAGGCCCTTTGTGTGTAGGCGGAAGTGCCCAGCACCAGGCTCCAGGGGAGATGGGCAACAATGCTGGTTGTGTAATGTCATCACAAGTCCACTACTCACTtgtctctctcaatctttctttTTACATTTGTTATTCTTAGTTTGTCCTTATCTTGCATCCTTGGCATGTGTGTTCACTCTTTCcaagggaggtgaaggagagaatgAGTTGCCAAAGAATGCTTCATACAGTGTTCTAACTTTTTAGTCATAATCCGTTAAGATGTTTCCTTATTCCTTTGGAGTTAAGACCTTTGTTTTCAGATAATAATAATCAACATTGGCTTTTAAGCATTCTTGACTTTGCTATTATTTGTGATTTTCTGTCCTTTTTTGTTGTAGTGGCATTTCCAGAATTTAATTTAGCCAGAAGTTCCACACTTAACTTTTTAAAATCATGGTATAATATTGCATGTATGGAAAACAACAGCCCAGTCAATCTGTCAATGTACAAAAAGCATATAAGGAATCATCCATTTTCAACCTTGATGTGATGTAATCAATGAACCTGACTTAACCCTTACTTaacccctccaacacatttgaaTCTGCTCTTTGTGTTTAGTTTTTTGTGTTATCTTCCCCCGGGCTAAGCGGCCTGagctgtgaggggaggggcgtACATCAGATTTTGGCCAATACCTCCTTGCCCCCTGCTCAAATCCACCGTTGTGGCGGATTGTCCTTGAGAGACTCTCTCTAGTCAGGGATAATGGCTgttgacaggagagagaaaagcgCTGGCAGCCATGGTAATTGTTACAGAGAAGGGGACTGTCACTCCGGCCACCCCCTTGTGAGAGAAAAGACCCCGGGAGAGATGAGCTTGCTCGTCCACCTCAGAGCTATTGTGCCGGGGTAGCTATGCAAGGCCAGGAAGAGCATGGCTAGAGAGGAGACCCGGCTTACAAGAGTAGGCTCTAGAGGCAGCAGAACGCCTCATTGTTCAGTGGGGAGTTTCAGTTAAGAGAGCAGGGAGAATGAACAACCTCCTTAGAGTTACCCTGCTCTACTTTACAGCAGCTTTGTACTGTATTCACACTTCTGGCTCTGTAGTGTCAGCATGTTGTGCTAATACACTCATCACTCAGGACAGTTTGGTCAGTATTTTCTCTGCTGAGGTTTGGATGAGGCTGACCCCGTTTTTGTGATTAACGTTTCGATGTACTTTTAAAGCGTTCTTGCTGCGCTGTCAATGGAACGCTACATTCCTCTCCTCCGAATAAGTGCTGTCTCACTCCAATTGAGCTGGTTAAATGTGAAAGCCAGTGAATGGAGCAGCCTCAATGGAAGAAAATAAACAATTGCATTGGTCCAGGAGTGCAGCGGGGGAGAGTGACTGAAAGGGAGGTAGAAAGcctcctccccaaccccccccccccccccaacccccccaaacGTGCTAAGATTCCCATGGATACTTACGCAGTTAGGCCTCTTTCTGTTTAAAGGAGGATCTCGTAAAGTACTTCAGCAGTAGAtgatttctcttttcttttaacACCGTTTTTATTTGagcttggggggtgggggggtggacgtGGGGTCACATACTCactccacgcacgcacacacacacacacacacacacaatttgctCCTCACTTGTCCAGTGCGAGCCCTCAAAAAACCAGTCCATTGTTTGCGAGTGAAAGGCTCTTGTTTCAGCTGTGTAACTAAATCAAGAGCTCTTTCAACACAAAGAGGCCTGCACAGCCTCACTCCTCCAGATTGTGTCAATTTGAGTGGCCAAGATATTAACTGTGTTCTTCCATTGTTAGTAGGCCCCCCCACAACTCTAAAGTATTTGCCCGATTTCTCATGTGGTCCAAGTTTAAGCCCCTGTCTATCCGTCAACAAGGTTTTAAATCAACCATTTTTACCGAATTGTACAGAGGTGGGACAGACATTCCAATGTCATTATGCTAATGATGACATTGATGAGTCAAATTATGACTTCAATTTAGATCAATggacaaaaagagagatttaAGGTTTATTTATTGTTCTGTCAGTCTTGCTTGTTGTATTTAAGTTTTCAGTCCTTGCGCAGATGGGATACATTGTCTTTGTAGGGCCCATACCTAGGTATTCCCACTAACTATCCTGAAGGTTCAGAGGTTTACACGGTTGGGAGTACCCATGGGCTCATAGTTCTCAGAACTTCAAGATTGATTTCCAGGCCCTTCATTGGGTTCTCACAGAGTCCTGTTGGGTGCCTAACTGTTATGCATTCAACATGGGGAAACAACTAAATTTTCCCTTTTCCGTCACTGTGATTTATATTTTCTCTCCCCCATTTTTcctttttcctccctcttccctgctTCTCACCCTTTGTATGATGTCATTGTGGAGGCCTCCGCCAGCTAACCTACTTTGCAGTCATGCAGGGACGTGAGAGAAGTcttttctaacagtgtttgtttATTCTTGTTTTAATTGGGTAACTCTTTAAACTTGCTTCCTCTGTAATCCTTCATACTCTATTACTAGGTTAGTCCTGTGAGTATTGAGTAATCTGTGCTGGTCAGACTCATTGTGGACCGTTTTTGAGAAGTCCAGTTATACAGTTGGGTCTGAATTTTGGCTCAATATCCTTCTTTACCCTAGTAAATTACATATCTGTAGGCATTTTGTTAATATCTGTAGTATAAAGTGTTTGCATTGGCAGCATTTCATTTATTGGAGACGGCAGACATAATTTGTCATTCAAACTAAATTGGTGTCAGTTATCTGACCTGTAACCGAGTTTACCAAAGAAAgtttttaaaaacgttttaaTTCTGTGTTTACTATTGGCAATTTGTGACACGATCACTTTCATTGCATACAATGCAAGTTGTGTTGAACCTGATGAATCTCTGCTGTATAATATGTCTCCACCTCTAGCCTCCCCACCCTGTCGTTCTTCCAGCCTGCCAGTATAGTAAGATATTCTTCAAATTAATTACAGTGAGAAGTTAAGTAAGTTGGCTATGCATGGTGAGTGGCATAAAAACTAGCTTCACATGCGATCCCCCCAAGCGTTTCCAATCCATGTCTATTTTCTTGTGAGCTTCATCGCAACATTTCTTCTTTTTACTCCATCTAGGGTCCAGTTTGGACCTGGAGTGGAGAACTGCCTTAATGAGGGGCccctgaggaggggggcagggactcATGGGCCGATGACCTGCCCGTGGACCTGGCAGACCTGCTTGGACTGACGTGATTGTTTAAATGACTAATTAagaaaacattattgttgtagGGCAGCTGGTGGCAGAGAGTGGAGAGGGTCAATGCTGAGGATGGATTGAGAGCTGGGAAGGGAATGATTCTTAAGATATTACTATTTTTATATTTGGGTCTTTCAGTTCAGATTTAAGCAAGAATTATGAGTGCTCACTTACACATTGCATGGAACACTTGGTCAGATCTTGGGATCATGACAGCAGCAACCCGATAAGGGTCCTGATTTATAATTAGCCTAGCCTTAAGACTGTAATTGAGGGTTAGTAGCATGATTTCAGTGTTTTGGCTCAATCCTGAGAAGTTACTAAATATTTCCTTTTTTACAAGCTTAAAAGAAAGTTATTGTTTTGAGGCAATCAACAAATGAACCTTTCATTCCCATGGTGTTATAGAACTTGGCAGCACATTATTGCTTAGCCTTTTGTCGCCAGACTGTCCGCAGTATTTCAACCTGGCACCGTTCCTGGGCTAAGAGTTGTTTGACTTTGCTATATGGACCTACTCACATAGGGAGTGTTTGGATGGGCCTCAGGGAATCCACACACTGGTCAGAGGAGAGCCTGTCTGGAGCCAGAcctcttcttgtgcgtgtgtgtttgtgaagaagTATACGAGGGTCAGAAGATGGCCATTTAACAGAAGAGCTATCTGACCAATCAAGAGTGGTTGTGTTGAGTGAGAGAAATTTAGATTGTTTTGGGggagaaatgggggggggggggggggggtgcagaggtAGGGGTTGATAAATGTATTGATGCTGGCATTTTGATTGGGGTAATTTTGGCCTGACATGGCCCAGGCTTTCCCATGAATCAAAATGTGTCAGGCAGGCGCTGGAGATGGAGGGCAGCCCATTGTGGCGCTGACACCCACGTGAGGGGCCGAGGCTGCTGGGGGTCAAGTGTGACACCTCATTAGAACAATGTTGATTTAGTGAGGCCCAATGCAACAGACCTCCTCCCATGGGGTACCAGGGGCAAGGGGGTGTGGGACACGAGGCACTGGACAGAGAATGGGACCTACTGCTCTTTATCGGTAAGGCAATCAGCTGACAGTTTGCAAATCatgcacccccacccacccttaaACCCTTCCTCTATATTTGCATCCCATCTGTACAGTTCAAACTGCTTTATatgctattttaaaagaaatgccATTAAATTGTATTGTTAATTTCAATTATCAAGTCAACTTCTGTTGTCAGTGCCAGTGACTGTCAGCCAACACTGAGATTTTTCTCTCATgaaccccccccctacacacaccttcctgtcaGAATTCCACTAACCTTTCACCTTTGATCTTTGGGTATGGATTTGTTCTCTCTAATGTCAAGATTAGTTTTGACAATCTGCAGTTGTGCTTTTGGGTCATGTGAAAACCAGTCCATTAGATCTCAAGCCTTAGACGTTGCTGGCACATTTCTTTTTATGTCTTTATTTCTTCTTTGTCTCCCTAGCAGTAATTTTACTTTACCATTTCCGTGGAATATTACATGACAGTTGTTGTATATGACATACCGTATTTTTCgatttgtaaatctgagtataaaccgcactggaatatatgccgcacttgatacgggaacaatgataccaagcaatgcacgagtataggcaatcttacagcatgccgttgtgtaacacacttcgaaaacAAAAGTAAGTAAGTGCGTAATGTTTGTTTTCTATTTCCCGGGAATTAACTAACATTTACCTTTAgacgcgtgagttctaaatatttcagaCGGTCCCCAAAGCGTAAGTTATTTTCcaaaaacggtagctagctagctttagttagcttccgggctaagttagctagcatattactcgtagcaatgctactaccatgccagcgttacttgttagccttctcattagtacattttgaagctatactaaagcgtttgtggCATAGTTGTtcaaaatattcagttggaatgtttGAAATCGCACCTATGCGACGTTACGCTATGAGACCCGCATTGGAACGATCACATATGCGACGCTACTCAACGGGTTAAATATCATTCACAAAGTTTTTCTagtgttgttttgttataaaaacgtgCTATAATCTGCATCGAAATATAAGCCTCACCACCaaaagaaaaatgtaaaatcggggtataaaccgctgctttatttccgaaaaatacggtactgTTTATTGTATACGGACTGTTCTTAGGACAAATGTATTTGTCAAATACTTGTGAACTAGATCACTGACTAGCCATAAGATATGTTTCATGTGAGCTCATTTACAATGCATAAGGCGTCAGTCTTAAACTAGAACTCATTCATTTAGACAGTGACTGTGCATAGGTACAGAGTTTTGCCCCTTCATCCTTTATGCATACATATACAGCTCTGAAAACATTTGAGACCATTCAAAAAAGTTCTTAAATCAGCATCTCTACATGTATTCCTTCCATTCCAGTGTCAGTTGAATtccaacacagccacacctcgTTCTACATAATGAGGTACCAATTAGATGATCGCCTGAagcatatatttaaaaaaaaaaaaaacactaaacCGTTTTTGGGTCCTGGCATAAAATGGCAAATTAACATTATTTCACAAATCTTATCATCAGCACATGACGATGATGATATATATAAGCTAGAAAAAAGCCTTTAATCAATGAGAAGCAAAGAGCAGCCAGGCTGAGGTTTGCTAAAGACCATGAGGATTGGATCATAGAGGACTGGAGTCAGGTCATTTTCTCTGATGAGTCCAATCTGTAGCTTTCCCCAACACCTGGTCATCTAATGGTTAGACAGAGACCTGGAGAAGCCTACAAGCCACAGTGTCTCGCACCCACTGTAGAGGATTGGTGTTCTGGGGGTGCTTCAGTAAGGCTGGAATTGGGCAAATTCGTCTTTGTAAAGGAATATGTTATGCTGGAAGTACTTGGTTCCTTCTGTTCTGACAATTTTCTCCAACtctgagtgtttttttttcagcaGGTCAATGCTCCATGCCACACAGCCAGGTCAATCAAGGTGTGGATGGAGGGACCACCTGATCAATACCCTGTCATTGCCAGCCCTATTTCCAAATCTGACCCTCATTGAAAACCTCTGGAATGTGATCAAGAGAAGATGTGTGGTCACAAGCCATCAAACAAAGCCAAGCTCCTTGAATTTTTGCGTAGATTGATGCAATCTTAGTGCAAAGAAGTCACCCAACAGAAATGTGAAAGACTGGTAGAAAGCATGCCAAGACGCATGAAAGTTGGGATTGACATTTAGGGTTATTCCATCAAATATTGATAAGTGAACtcgtaagtaaaaaaaaaaaatagtgtcATGTTGATAATACATTTACGAAAGCTTGTTTTCTTAGCATTGTTTGAGGCCAATTGGCCATAATTGTGGCCAATTAAATGCTCTAAATGTCAATATTTTGGGGGGGAATTTGTCAGAATAGTCAATACTTTATCGAATagaactaaacttttttttctttttacacaaACGTAGGTATAAATAGTAAAACCAGATAAACCTGATTTTGTGGTGGTCTCCCTAAATGTTTCACAGAGCTGTATTTAGGTATGCGTGAGCCACCTGGACCCCTTCAGTCATCCCAGTTGATCTAGCTCACAAAAAGCTGCATCGCATTGCTACCTTACAGTTCCAATTACACTATAAAGGCACTCACTGTCACTGTTTCGCTGTGACCAAC containing:
- the sarnp gene encoding SAP domain-containing ribonucleoprotein, whose amino-acid sequence is MAEVVELQKLKLAELKQECAVRGLEVKGNKSDLIARLQAYLEEHDEVNEEEVLEEFTEDSFTKDATSPTPMEDQAAAPAKAEKKVVKISPPATVDERLQKRAERFSLPASADKKEARAARFGLPTTTTSSTQAASATSKPHVNVEALKKRAERFGMNVSSVTKKVEEDEKLKKRKERFGILTSAASAGAEDSEAKKRKRAERFGNV